Proteins encoded by one window of Yersinia massiliensis:
- the iclR gene encoding glyoxylate bypass operon transcriptional repressor IclR, with product MALPISIKRGKKPKTAAQTTPAATGQVQSLTRGLKLLEYISEAQGSVALTDLAQQAGLPNSTTHRLLTTMQQQGFVRQVGDLGLWTMGAHAFIVGSSFLQSRNLLAMVHPMLRRLMDESGETVNLAVLDHSDYQAIIIDQVQCTALMRMSAPIGGKLPMHASGAGKAFLSTLTDEQLVQLLHKKGLHAYTQHTRTNPASLKENLALIRKQGYSFDDEEHALGLRCIAACLFDEHHEAFAAISISGPVSRITDDRVTELGALVIHAAKEITQSYGGGSRS from the coding sequence ATGGCATTACCGATTTCAATAAAACGGGGAAAGAAACCTAAGACTGCCGCGCAAACCACCCCTGCAGCAACGGGTCAAGTTCAGTCATTAACACGTGGACTTAAATTATTGGAATATATTTCCGAAGCGCAAGGAAGTGTGGCACTGACGGATTTAGCGCAGCAGGCGGGTTTACCGAACTCAACGACTCATCGCCTTCTGACTACGATGCAACAGCAAGGTTTTGTGCGTCAGGTGGGGGATTTAGGGCTTTGGACCATGGGGGCTCACGCCTTTATTGTCGGCAGTAGCTTTTTGCAAAGCCGTAATCTGCTCGCCATGGTACACCCGATGTTACGGCGTTTGATGGATGAGTCTGGCGAAACGGTAAATTTAGCCGTTTTAGATCATAGCGATTATCAGGCCATCATTATCGATCAGGTGCAATGTACGGCGTTGATGCGAATGTCTGCGCCTATTGGCGGTAAGCTGCCTATGCATGCCTCTGGGGCAGGTAAAGCCTTTCTCTCCACACTAACGGATGAGCAGTTGGTGCAGCTGTTACATAAAAAAGGGTTACATGCCTATACCCAACATACCCGCACCAATCCAGCCAGCTTAAAAGAGAATTTGGCGTTGATTCGCAAGCAAGGCTATTCATTTGATGATGAAGAGCATGCTCTCGGTCTGCGTTGTATCGCTGCTTGTTTGTTCGATGAACACCACGAGGCATTTGCCGCAATCTCGATCTCTGGTCCGGTATCTCGCATTACAGATGATCGCGTTACGGAGTTGGGTGCGTTAGTTATCCATGCAGCGAAAGAGATCACGCAATCCTACGGCGGTGGGAGTCGTAGTTAG
- the metH gene encoding methionine synthase, with the protein MVDTVTNNKIKTLHQQLTKRILVLDGGMGTMIQSYRLEEADYRGARFADWPSDLKGNNDLLVLSKPEVITAIHNAYLEAGADILETNTFNSTTIAMADYQMESLSAEINYEAARLARICADEWTARTPEKPRYVAGVLGPTNRTASISPKVNDPAFRNVSFDQLVDAYRESTRALIEGGVDLIMIETVFDTLNAKAATFAVESEFEAMGVLLPVMISGTITDASGRTLSGQTTEAFYNSLRHVKPISFGLNCALGPDELRQYVAELSRISEYYVSAHPNAGLPNAFGEYDLDAKEMAEHIGEWAQAGFLNIVGGCCGTTPQHIAAMAKAVEGVPPRPLPDIPVACRLAGLEPLTIDANTLFVNVGERTNVTGSARFKRLIKEDKYDEALEVALQQVESGAQIIDINMDEGMLDAEAAMVRFLNLIAGEPDIARVPIMIDSSKWDVIEKGLKCIQGKGIVNSISMKEGEEAFIHHAKLVRRYGAAMVVMAFDEVGQADTRARKIEICRRAYKILTETVGFPPEDIIFDPNIFAVATGIEEHNNYAVDFIEACADIKAELPHAMISGGVSNVSFSFRGNDPVREAIHAVFLYYAIRNGMDMGIVNAGQLAIYDDLSDELRDAVEDVILNRRSDSTERLLDLAEKYRSSKSDEVAIQQAEWRGWPVVKRLEYSLVKGITEFIEADTEEARQQADRPIEVIEGPLMAGMNVVGDLFGEGKMFLPQVVKSARVMKQAVAYLEPYIEASKQKGTTAGKILLATVKGDVHDIGKNIVGVVLQCNNYEIIDLGVMVPTEKILRTAREENVDIIGLSGLITPSLDEMVNVAKEMERQGFTLPLLIGGATTSKAHTAVKIEQNYSGSTTYVSNASRSVGVVSALLSDTQRDDFVAKTRKEYETVRIQHARKKPRTPPVSLQTARDNQTVIDWENYTPPVAHKLGVQAVEASIETLRNYIDWTPFFMTWSLAGKYPRILEDEVVGEEAKRLFADANDMLDKLSVEGLLHPKGVVGLFPANSVGDDIEIYRDERRDDVLVVSHHLRQQTEKTDFPNYCLADYVAPKASGKADYFGAFAVTGGLEEDALADAYDAQHDDYNKIMIKALSDRLAEAFAEYLHEQVRKVYWGFAPHENLSNEELVRENYQGIRPAPGYPACPEHTEKGQIWQLLDVETHTGMKLTESYAMWPGASVSGWYFSHPDSKYFAVAQIQRDQVEDYAARKGMPVAEVERWLAPNLGYDAD; encoded by the coding sequence GTGGTGGATACAGTCACAAATAATAAAATTAAGACGTTGCATCAGCAATTAACAAAGCGAATTTTGGTACTGGACGGTGGTATGGGCACCATGATCCAGAGCTATCGGCTGGAAGAAGCAGATTATCGCGGTGCGCGTTTTGCCGATTGGCCAAGTGACCTGAAAGGTAACAATGATTTATTGGTCCTTTCTAAGCCGGAAGTCATCACTGCCATACATAATGCCTACTTGGAAGCGGGCGCAGATATTCTCGAAACCAATACATTCAACTCGACCACCATCGCGATGGCAGATTATCAGATGGAGTCACTGTCCGCTGAGATTAACTACGAAGCTGCCCGTTTGGCCCGTATCTGCGCTGATGAATGGACGGCTCGCACACCTGAAAAACCGCGCTATGTCGCTGGGGTGCTTGGCCCGACCAACCGCACTGCATCTATCTCCCCAAAGGTTAACGATCCCGCATTCCGTAATGTCAGTTTTGATCAATTGGTTGATGCCTATCGGGAATCAACCCGTGCGCTGATTGAGGGTGGTGTCGATCTGATTATGATTGAAACCGTCTTTGATACCCTGAATGCCAAAGCGGCCACCTTCGCCGTCGAATCCGAATTTGAAGCGATGGGCGTGCTGTTGCCTGTCATGATTTCCGGCACAATCACCGATGCCTCGGGCCGAACGTTATCGGGTCAAACGACGGAAGCGTTTTATAACTCGTTACGTCACGTTAAGCCGATCTCCTTTGGCCTGAACTGTGCCTTGGGGCCAGATGAATTACGTCAATATGTCGCTGAGTTATCGCGCATCTCTGAATATTATGTCAGTGCTCACCCAAACGCTGGGTTGCCAAATGCCTTTGGTGAATACGATCTTGATGCCAAAGAAATGGCTGAACATATTGGCGAGTGGGCGCAGGCAGGATTCCTGAATATTGTTGGTGGTTGCTGCGGCACCACACCACAGCATATCGCGGCGATGGCGAAAGCGGTCGAAGGTGTGCCGCCGCGTCCTTTACCTGATATCCCCGTAGCTTGTCGTTTGGCGGGGCTGGAACCCCTGACTATCGATGCTAACACACTGTTTGTTAACGTCGGTGAGCGTACCAACGTGACCGGTTCTGCTCGATTCAAACGGTTGATAAAAGAAGATAAATACGACGAAGCCTTGGAAGTTGCGCTCCAACAAGTGGAAAGCGGCGCGCAGATCATCGATATCAACATGGATGAGGGGATGCTGGACGCAGAAGCGGCCATGGTACGTTTTCTCAATCTGATTGCCGGTGAGCCTGATATCGCGCGCGTTCCAATCATGATCGACTCCTCCAAATGGGATGTGATCGAAAAAGGGCTGAAATGCATTCAGGGCAAAGGCATTGTTAACTCAATTTCAATGAAAGAAGGCGAAGAAGCCTTTATTCACCATGCCAAATTGGTTCGTCGCTATGGTGCCGCCATGGTTGTGATGGCATTTGATGAGGTGGGACAGGCAGATACCCGCGCCCGTAAAATCGAGATTTGTCGACGTGCCTACAAGATTTTGACTGAAACGGTGGGCTTCCCGCCGGAAGATATTATTTTCGACCCGAATATTTTTGCTGTGGCAACAGGGATCGAAGAGCATAACAACTACGCTGTTGATTTTATTGAGGCTTGCGCGGATATCAAAGCTGAGCTGCCTCATGCCATGATTTCCGGCGGCGTCTCCAACGTTTCCTTCTCCTTCCGGGGTAACGATCCGGTGCGTGAAGCGATCCACGCGGTGTTCTTGTATTACGCCATTCGTAACGGGATGGACATGGGGATCGTGAACGCGGGTCAGTTGGCGATTTATGATGATTTATCCGATGAGCTGCGTGATGCCGTCGAGGATGTCATTCTCAACCGCCGCAGTGACAGCACCGAGCGCTTACTGGATCTGGCAGAAAAATACCGTAGCAGTAAAAGTGATGAAGTGGCGATTCAACAAGCAGAATGGCGCGGCTGGCCAGTCGTGAAACGCTTGGAGTACTCACTGGTCAAAGGCATTACTGAGTTTATCGAAGCGGATACCGAAGAGGCCCGCCAGCAAGCTGATCGCCCCATTGAAGTGATTGAAGGGCCATTGATGGCTGGGATGAATGTGGTCGGCGACCTGTTTGGCGAAGGGAAGATGTTCCTACCGCAGGTGGTGAAATCCGCGAGGGTGATGAAACAGGCGGTGGCCTACCTCGAACCTTATATTGAGGCCAGCAAACAGAAAGGAACAACGGCGGGTAAAATCCTGCTGGCGACGGTAAAAGGCGATGTTCATGACATCGGTAAAAACATCGTTGGCGTAGTATTGCAGTGTAATAACTACGAAATTATCGATCTTGGCGTGATGGTGCCGACGGAAAAGATTCTGCGTACAGCACGAGAAGAAAACGTGGATATCATCGGCTTATCTGGTCTGATAACGCCGTCGCTGGATGAAATGGTGAACGTGGCGAAAGAGATGGAGCGCCAAGGTTTTACCTTGCCGTTGCTGATTGGCGGTGCGACCACGTCCAAAGCGCATACCGCGGTTAAAATCGAGCAGAACTACAGCGGCTCGACGACCTATGTTTCAAATGCTTCGCGCAGTGTTGGTGTGGTTTCCGCGTTGTTATCGGATACACAGCGCGATGATTTTGTTGCTAAAACGCGCAAAGAGTATGAAACCGTCCGTATTCAACATGCGCGTAAAAAACCACGTACTCCGCCTGTCAGCTTACAAACTGCGCGGGATAACCAAACCGTCATTGATTGGGAAAACTACACGCCGCCCGTGGCGCACAAGTTAGGTGTACAAGCGGTGGAAGCGAGCATTGAAACTCTGCGCAATTACATCGACTGGACGCCATTCTTTATGACGTGGTCGTTGGCGGGCAAGTATCCGCGCATTCTGGAGGATGAGGTTGTCGGCGAAGAAGCTAAGCGCCTGTTTGCTGATGCTAATGACATGCTGGATAAACTGTCAGTAGAAGGATTGCTGCATCCTAAAGGTGTCGTCGGCCTGTTCCCTGCCAACAGTGTAGGGGATGACATCGAAATCTACCGCGATGAGCGCCGTGATGACGTGCTGGTAGTCAGCCATCATTTGCGCCAGCAAACCGAGAAAACCGACTTCCCGAACTATTGCTTGGCCGATTATGTCGCCCCGAAAGCCAGCGGCAAAGCGGATTATTTTGGCGCATTTGCCGTGACGGGTGGCTTGGAAGAAGACGCATTGGCGGACGCCTATGATGCGCAGCATGATGACTACAACAAAATCATGATTAAGGCATTGTCGGACCGTTTGGCGGAGGCTTTCGCTGAATATCTGCATGAGCAGGTGCGTAAAGTATATTGGGGGTTTGCGCCTCATGAAAACCTGAGCAATGAAGAACTGGTGCGTGAAAACTATCAGGGCATTCGCCCTGCACCAGGCTATCCCGCTTGCCCAGAGCACACCGAAAAAGGCCAAATCTGGCAGTTGCTCGATGTGGAAACTCACACGGGAATGAAGCTGACCGAGTCTTACGCTATGTGGCCAGGCGCATCGGTATCAGGCTGGTACTTCAGTCATCCCGACAGCAAGTACTTTGCCGTCGCGCAGATTCAGCGGGATCAGGTCGAAGACTATGCCGCGCGCAAAGGGATGCCAGTGGCAGAAGTTGAACGCTGGTTAGCGCCCAATTTGGGCTACGATGCGGATTAA
- the panS gene encoding ketopantoate/pantoate/pantothenate transporter PanS: MLVKITRLFPLWALLLSVAAYFRPSTFIGIGPYVGPLLMLIMFAMGVTLRLDDFKRVLSRPAPVAAATFLHYLIMPLTAWILAILFRMPPDLSAGMVLVGSVASGTASNVMIYLAKGDVALSVTISAVSTLVGVFATPLLTRFYVDATISVDVVGMLKSILQIVVIPITAGLIVHHTFTKTIKRIEPYLPAMSMVCIVAIISAVVAGSQSHIASVGFVVIIAVILHNGIGLLSGYWGGKLFGFDESTCRTLAIEVGMQNSGLAATLGKIYFSPLAALPGALFSVWHNLSGSLLAGYWSGKPVNKDKK; encoded by the coding sequence ATGTTGGTAAAAATCACCCGTCTGTTCCCGCTATGGGCATTGCTGCTCTCAGTCGCAGCCTATTTCCGACCGAGCACTTTTATCGGTATTGGCCCCTATGTTGGCCCACTATTGATGTTGATTATGTTTGCCATGGGGGTCACCCTACGGCTAGATGATTTCAAACGTGTGCTGTCACGCCCAGCCCCCGTAGCAGCAGCGACTTTTCTGCATTACCTGATTATGCCGCTCACCGCATGGATTCTCGCGATCCTTTTCCGCATGCCACCCGATCTCTCTGCTGGCATGGTACTGGTGGGGAGTGTTGCCAGTGGAACGGCATCAAATGTGATGATTTACCTCGCAAAAGGTGATGTTGCACTGTCGGTGACAATCTCTGCCGTCTCAACACTGGTGGGTGTTTTTGCCACTCCACTTCTGACCCGTTTCTATGTTGATGCCACTATCAGTGTTGATGTCGTCGGGATGCTAAAAAGTATTCTGCAAATCGTGGTTATCCCGATTACGGCGGGTTTGATTGTCCACCATACCTTTACCAAAACCATTAAGCGCATTGAGCCTTATCTTCCGGCGATGTCGATGGTTTGTATTGTGGCTATCATCAGTGCTGTGGTGGCGGGTAGCCAAAGCCATATTGCTTCCGTCGGGTTTGTGGTGATTATTGCGGTTATCCTGCATAACGGCATTGGCCTATTAAGCGGCTACTGGGGTGGGAAATTGTTTGGTTTTGATGAATCGACTTGCCGCACATTGGCAATTGAAGTCGGTATGCAAAACTCAGGACTGGCCGCCACACTGGGGAAAATTTACTTCTCACCGTTGGCCGCCCTACCCGGCGCGCTGTTCTCGGTATGGCACAACCTCTCCGGCTCATTGCTCGCGGGTTATTGGTCAGGCAAGCCGGTGAATAAAGATAAGAAATAA